A genomic segment from Pseudanabaena sp. FACHB-2040 encodes:
- a CDS encoding EthD domain-containing protein, whose translation MIKFVYCICKRSDLSDAEFRTYWRETHGALIRSLAQTIRAKKYIQSHRLDTPINAELVKSRGLEPLPYDGVTEIWWDSMEEFLAGVNSPEGIAAAQQYVADEANFADFSKSRAFLTEEHTIFDLT comes from the coding sequence ATGATTAAGTTCGTTTACTGCATTTGCAAACGGTCTGATTTATCAGACGCAGAGTTTCGCACCTACTGGCGGGAGACGCATGGAGCCCTCATCCGTAGCCTAGCTCAGACCATTCGGGCCAAAAAGTATATTCAGAGTCACAGACTAGATACGCCCATTAATGCTGAACTGGTTAAATCACGAGGGCTAGAGCCACTGCCCTACGATGGGGTGACAGAAATCTGGTGGGACAGCATGGAAGAATTTTTAGCAGGGGTAAACTCTCCCGAAGGCATTGCAGCTGCTCAACAATACGTTGCTGATGAAGCTAATTTTGCTGACTTCTCAAAGTCGCGTGCCTTCTTGACTGAAGAACACACCATTTTTGATCTGACATAA
- a CDS encoding nuclear transport factor 2 family protein codes for MNLRERVQEMLDFQKTNPTVEESYEHFYDENVVVQENSQPPRVGRALSIERQRQMNANVQEIHEFKIGAVLVDGFSEAHPLDGRSVIEMHIEITTLDGYRIRIEELGLQTWKEGRIIHERYFYDPGNFSGKAKEINALH; via the coding sequence ATGAATCTGCGTGAACGGGTGCAAGAAATGCTCGATTTTCAGAAGACAAACCCAACAGTAGAAGAAAGCTACGAGCACTTTTATGACGAAAATGTAGTCGTACAAGAGAACTCGCAACCGCCTCGAGTAGGGCGTGCTCTTAGTATTGAGCGCCAGCGACAGATGAATGCAAATGTGCAGGAAATCCATGAATTCAAGATCGGCGCTGTGCTGGTAGATGGCTTTAGTGAAGCCCATCCCCTAGACGGTCGCTCCGTCATTGAAATGCACATTGAAATTACAACGTTAGATGGCTACCGTATCCGCATTGAGGAGTTGGGGCTACAGACTTGGAAAGAGGGTCGCATTATTCATGAACGCTATTTCTATGACCCCGGTAACTTTAGCGGCAAGGCCAAAGAGATCAATGCACTGCACTGA
- a CDS encoding DUF2267 domain-containing protein — protein sequence MVGQAQQQSFLDKVIARSSLETVNEAERATNIVFRILRDMMLNKTSNQIEADLKERAPESEQDVVDLWQDPNVMVAFFSRISPAQDLHIKPGTFMLRLKQEGALPEGVAPEEVAGAVFSATKEILPKERNQEIATRLPGEIRQIWEQA from the coding sequence ATGGTAGGACAAGCACAACAGCAATCATTTCTGGACAAAGTCATAGCGCGGAGTAGTTTAGAAACGGTTAACGAAGCCGAACGCGCAACGAATATCGTGTTCCGAATTTTGCGGGACATGATGTTGAACAAAACAAGCAACCAAATTGAAGCAGACCTCAAAGAAAGAGCGCCTGAATCTGAGCAAGATGTCGTAGATCTTTGGCAAGATCCCAACGTGATGGTTGCTTTCTTCAGCCGGATTAGTCCTGCGCAAGACCTGCATATTAAGCCAGGAACTTTTATGCTGCGCCTAAAGCAAGAGGGAGCATTACCGGAAGGGGTGGCTCCTGAAGAAGTTGCCGGGGCAGTGTTCTCAGCTACAAAAGAAATCTTACCTAAAGAACGAAATCAGGAAATCGCTACGCGGCTTCCCGGTGAGATTCGGCAAATTTGGGAGCAGGCTTAG
- a CDS encoding CHRD domain-containing protein, producing the protein MIKTGLAAALVAGATAVLLPMTAEAASFAYTTQLRGSNEVPPNASPATGMATGSLLGDPDNWEFTYSLDFADLSAELILAHIHVAAMPMGLPPTQQTGPVVHDLDSPPLGATSGSIVGNWTSDEVVAAGVDPTVVYERFLAGQYYFNLHSNTPEFAAPGEIRGQIEFDDAAAVPEPAAVLGLLAVGAVGFGATRKKQIA; encoded by the coding sequence ATGATCAAAACAGGATTGGCAGCGGCTTTGGTGGCAGGAGCTACGGCTGTGCTACTGCCCATGACAGCGGAGGCTGCTTCTTTTGCCTACACTACGCAACTGCGCGGTAGTAACGAGGTGCCTCCGAACGCGAGTCCGGCGACTGGTATGGCGACTGGCTCTCTGCTAGGCGACCCCGACAACTGGGAGTTTACCTACAGCCTCGATTTTGCAGACTTGTCGGCTGAACTGATTTTGGCCCACATCCACGTGGCAGCCATGCCGATGGGGCTGCCTCCCACTCAGCAGACTGGCCCGGTGGTTCACGATTTAGACAGCCCGCCGTTGGGGGCAACCAGCGGCTCTATCGTGGGCAACTGGACTTCTGATGAAGTCGTTGCCGCCGGAGTCGATCCCACGGTGGTCTATGAGCGATTCTTGGCGGGGCAGTACTACTTCAACCTGCACTCGAATACGCCAGAGTTTGCAGCACCGGGCGAAATTCGCGGCCAGATTGAGTTTGACGACGCTGCTGCTGTTCCCGAACCTGCTGCGGTCTTGGGCCTGCTTGCAGTTGGGGCCGTGGGCTTTGGGGCAACTCGCAAGAAGCAGATTGCCTAA
- a CDS encoding DUF2165 domain-containing protein, translating to MVVRFSKVALVAAIGLLALVITVNNLQDPSSNFLYIQHVMSMDTTFPDNRLLWRAITAPTAHWAAYGVLVGTEGAIATLCLLGAFQLLKAVKEPAQAFDRAKGVAIAGLTLAFLFWFVGFMVVGGEWFAMWQSEIWNGQQPAFRFIGCVGLVLLFLNAAEQDLQR from the coding sequence ATGGTTGTTCGATTTTCTAAAGTTGCGCTGGTGGCGGCGATTGGCCTGCTGGCGCTAGTGATTACCGTGAACAATCTTCAAGACCCGTCATCAAACTTTCTCTACATCCAGCACGTCATGAGCATGGACACGACGTTTCCCGATAATCGGCTGCTGTGGCGGGCGATTACGGCTCCTACAGCCCACTGGGCAGCTTACGGGGTTTTGGTCGGGACAGAAGGTGCGATCGCAACCCTGTGTTTGCTGGGAGCTTTTCAGCTATTAAAGGCAGTGAAAGAGCCCGCTCAGGCGTTTGATCGGGCTAAGGGAGTTGCGATCGCAGGGCTTACTCTGGCCTTTTTGTTTTGGTTTGTCGGCTTTATGGTGGTGGGCGGCGAGTGGTTTGCCATGTGGCAATCAGAGATTTGGAACGGTCAGCAGCCCGCCTTTCGCTTCATCGGCTGCGTGGGCCTTGTGCTGCTGTTTTTAAACGCTGCCGAGCAAGATTTGCAGCGCTAG
- a CDS encoding AAA family ATPase produces MEPAPSLTPALPPVTSDIPEVLPGVPLTQEQWVALQALEQFVNSDEKLYLLTGYAGTGKTTLLQVLLNRLRQQRDRRKVVLTAFSNKATKVLYRMASFWGLDIDCMTCCQLLALKPVIDEQTGKQFFQSDRKQASQIDRFRLVIVDECSMINQEMWELLVSAVSTLHGRTQILFVGDAAQLPPVGEPESPCFRQIYQRSDLTEVVRYGGAIGVLAEDIRRNLERDGFPHFGTDVNCDRTEGCFVIRRRPQWEALMLKAFTSKAYQKNSDQVRALAYTNRRVNQLNQKIRSAIYGATIERFVSGERLIAINPCLEDEAVVLPTSAECEVIEAAAGYSGSWPVWFLEVKTEEREQRLLRVLHETGLPEYRLKLDAFAQEKRWTEFWELKQLFHEVDYAYSLTIHKSQGSTFQDVFVDVPSMATNRNVIERNQLCYVAFTRAAKRLFVYQ; encoded by the coding sequence ATGGAGCCAGCCCCTTCCCTGACGCCAGCATTGCCGCCTGTCACCTCAGACATTCCAGAGGTGTTGCCTGGCGTGCCGCTCACTCAAGAACAGTGGGTTGCCCTGCAAGCATTAGAGCAGTTTGTGAATAGCGACGAAAAGCTTTATCTGCTCACCGGCTATGCGGGCACTGGCAAAACCACGCTCCTCCAGGTGTTGCTCAACCGCCTGCGGCAGCAGCGTGACCGCCGCAAAGTCGTGCTCACTGCCTTTAGCAACAAAGCCACTAAGGTTCTGTATCGAATGGCCAGCTTTTGGGGGCTGGATATCGACTGCATGACCTGCTGCCAGCTTTTGGCCCTCAAGCCTGTGATCGATGAGCAGACAGGCAAACAGTTTTTTCAGTCTGACCGCAAGCAGGCCAGCCAGATCGACCGCTTTCGCCTGGTGATTGTGGATGAGTGCTCCATGATCAATCAGGAAATGTGGGAACTGCTGGTCAGTGCGGTTTCAACGCTGCACGGTCGCACTCAGATCCTGTTTGTGGGCGATGCGGCTCAGCTCCCCCCGGTAGGCGAACCCGAGTCTCCCTGTTTTCGCCAGATCTACCAGCGCTCAGACCTAACTGAAGTGGTGCGCTACGGCGGCGCGATTGGGGTGCTGGCTGAAGATATCCGGCGCAACCTGGAGCGCGATGGCTTTCCTCACTTTGGGACGGATGTGAATTGCGATCGCACCGAAGGCTGCTTTGTCATTCGTCGTCGTCCCCAGTGGGAAGCGCTCATGCTCAAAGCCTTCACCAGCAAGGCCTACCAGAAAAACTCTGACCAAGTGCGAGCGCTGGCCTACACCAACCGACGGGTCAACCAGCTCAATCAAAAAATTCGCTCTGCCATCTACGGAGCCACCATCGAGCGGTTTGTGTCAGGAGAGCGGCTGATTGCCATCAACCCCTGCTTGGAAGACGAAGCCGTTGTGCTGCCCACCTCCGCCGAATGCGAAGTGATAGAAGCCGCCGCAGGCTATTCTGGCTCTTGGCCTGTATGGTTTTTGGAGGTCAAAACCGAGGAGCGAGAACAGCGACTGCTGCGAGTGCTCCACGAAACTGGGCTACCTGAGTACCGGCTTAAGCTCGATGCCTTTGCCCAGGAAAAGCGCTGGACTGAGTTTTGGGAACTCAAGCAGCTCTTCCATGAAGTGGACTACGCCTACAGCCTAACCATTCACAAAAGCCAGGGTTCGACGTTTCAAGATGTGTTTGTCGATGTGCCGTCGATGGCTACTAACCGCAATGTAATTGAACGAAATCAGCTCTGCTACGTCGCCTTTACCCGCGCCGCCAAGCGCCTGTTTGTCTATCAGTGA
- a CDS encoding ribbon-helix-helix domain-containing protein — protein sequence MANAPNKRRVSVTIDADLLDAIDQFSDNRSAVIEAALRLWRAQQIQAQLRQFYQDRPQSDIQEEETWAQETQDAALQHWDDESP from the coding sequence ATGGCAAACGCACCCAACAAACGTCGCGTCTCCGTTACTATTGACGCCGACTTGCTCGACGCCATTGACCAATTCTCAGACAATCGCTCTGCCGTGATTGAAGCAGCCCTACGGCTATGGCGTGCCCAACAGATTCAGGCCCAACTGCGCCAGTTTTATCAAGACCGTCCCCAAAGCGATATCCAGGAAGAGGAAACTTGGGCACAAGAGACCCAAGATGCAGCCCTCCAACATTGGGATGATGAAAGCCCCTAG
- a CDS encoding nucleotidyltransferase family protein — MISLPILWPQDKISAFCDRWSVAELSLFGSVLRDDFHNHSDIDLLIAFSPDADWSLFDHIRMQQELEAILQRKVDLVSKRAIERSQNPIRRHEILSTAQVIYTRGAYAPK, encoded by the coding sequence ATGATTTCTCTACCAATTCTTTGGCCCCAAGATAAAATCTCAGCTTTTTGCGATCGCTGGTCGGTTGCCGAACTGTCTCTCTTTGGTTCCGTTCTGCGAGACGACTTTCATAATCACAGCGACATTGATCTTCTAATCGCCTTTAGCCCCGATGCTGATTGGAGCCTCTTCGACCATATCCGCATGCAACAAGAACTAGAAGCAATCTTGCAGCGCAAAGTGGATTTGGTGAGTAAACGGGCAATCGAACGAAGCCAAAATCCCATTCGCCGCCACGAAATATTATCCACGGCTCAAGTCATTTACACTAGAGGTGCTTATGCTCCAAAATAG
- a CDS encoding 4-oxalocrotonate tautomerase family protein has translation MPYVNIQITKGATREQKAQLVQEVTASLVRILGKKPEHTHIVIQEIADEDWGFAGLLTDDWKKQQSPQSQTET, from the coding sequence ATGCCATACGTGAATATCCAGATCACAAAAGGTGCTACGAGGGAACAAAAGGCTCAACTAGTCCAAGAGGTGACCGCTTCCCTTGTGCGTATCTTGGGAAAGAAGCCAGAGCATACGCATATCGTTATTCAAGAAATCGCAGACGAAGATTGGGGTTTTGCAGGTCTACTGACCGACGACTGGAAGAAACAACAATCACCTCAATCACAAACTGAAACCTAA
- a CDS encoding GNAT family N-acetyltransferase yields the protein MQMLSISVRQAAPNDLLAVSDILDEAASWLKQQNMTLWEKEEVSPEAIRQDVEAGLFYMAFVEDEPAGAVKFQLEDLMFWPDIPQEDSAFIHRLAVRRCFAGSNVSTELMKWAVKQSQDLDKSFLRLDCAADRLRLRRFYENFGFRHHSDRQVGPYFVARYEYKV from the coding sequence ATGCAGATGCTATCTATTTCAGTGCGTCAAGCGGCTCCAAATGACCTGTTAGCGGTTTCAGATATTTTGGACGAAGCTGCTTCATGGCTCAAACAGCAAAACATGACGCTGTGGGAGAAGGAGGAGGTTTCTCCAGAGGCAATTCGCCAAGACGTTGAAGCGGGCTTATTCTACATGGCTTTTGTTGAAGACGAGCCCGCTGGAGCTGTTAAGTTTCAGCTTGAAGACTTAATGTTTTGGCCAGATATTCCTCAAGAAGATTCAGCATTCATTCATCGGCTGGCAGTGCGACGGTGCTTTGCGGGTAGCAACGTTTCAACAGAACTAATGAAGTGGGCCGTCAAGCAGAGCCAAGATTTAGATAAAAGCTTCCTACGTCTAGACTGTGCCGCAGATCGTCTACGTTTGCGAAGATTTTATGAAAACTTTGGGTTCCGGCATCATAGCGATCGCCAAGTTGGGCCCTATTTTGTAGCAAGGTATGAGTACAAGGTTTAA
- a CDS encoding PIN domain-containing protein, with protein MRILIDTNVVLDFLQEREPFVENAARLFERIAGEIEGFIAASTITNIYYIIRRVAGEIAAQDAITQVMSEVNICAVDLEILEQALALNFEDFEDAVQYACALAHSVDAIVTRDASGFVSTEMPVVLPEDLDTINSGS; from the coding sequence ATGCGAATTCTTATTGATACCAACGTAGTTCTTGATTTTCTGCAAGAGCGAGAACCTTTTGTGGAAAATGCAGCAAGACTATTTGAGCGTATTGCTGGAGAAATTGAAGGTTTTATCGCAGCATCAACAATCACGAATATCTACTACATCATTCGTCGAGTAGCAGGGGAAATAGCTGCTCAAGATGCAATTACTCAAGTTATGTCAGAGGTAAATATTTGTGCAGTTGATTTAGAAATACTAGAACAGGCTCTCGCGTTAAACTTTGAAGATTTTGAAGACGCAGTGCAGTATGCCTGTGCCTTGGCGCATAGCGTTGACGCTATCGTCACTCGTGATGCTTCTGGATTCGTTAGTACAGAGATGCCCGTAGTGTTGCCCGAAGACCTTGATACTATCAACAGCGGTAGTTGA
- a CDS encoding acyl-CoA dehydrogenase: MLHPTLPISLTLPISLTLPTLIISLIALAYIGPPLWLWTLYAAAALVLFYAPVPLWIAFAVVALIFNIPVLRRQLVTGWIALLAAKQLPKISETERAAIEAGNVWVEGEFFTGKPNMQRLINEPYPELSPEVQAFLDGPVEAVCQMATDWEIYQRKDLPPEVWKYLKREKFFGMMIPPEFGGLGFSNLAYSAVMVKLASRSFTHVATVGVTNSLGPAKLLLRYGTPEQKARYLPRLAIGEEIPCFALTEPTAGSDAASLTSHGEVFRGKDGELYLRLNWKKRYITLGAIATLLGLAFRLYDPENLLGKGHDLGITCALVPTDTPGVQLDRRHDPMGVPFFNSPTEGHDVILPIDHIIGGVEQAGQGWKMLMQTLAAGRGISFPATCTGVAKMVSRVASAHSVVRQQFGLSIGRFEGIEEPLARIGALTYVIDAARLYTCGAVDRGERPAVVSAIAKYSTTELARQIINDGMDILGGSGICRGPRNLLANIYTAIPISITVEGANILTRTLMIFGQGVIRCHPYIYGEIQALQSADLVAFDRLFWGHLGSIVSNSCRSVVLSLTRGSLVRSPVPGPTAVYYRKLAWASTTFALLSDVALLTYGGSLKRKEKLTGRFADILTWQYLATATLRRYEAECSQAADLPLVQWSLEYAFAQMQQGFEGIFSNLDIPVVGALLRGPLLAWLRLNPIGTLPSDRLGSQIAQALQTPGETRDRLTAGIYIPTSEQEALGRLEQAFGLTHQTQAVLRKIKFASQAGQIPAGKPEHLVDLAYEAHLITDEEMDLISRTNLIRNDAIQVDDFSFEEYQQGALTSPLSIEEEEVGV; the protein is encoded by the coding sequence ATGCTTCACCCCACCCTCCCCATCTCCCTCACCCTCCCTATCTCCCTCACCCTCCCCACCCTCATCATCTCCCTCATTGCCCTTGCTTACATCGGCCCACCGCTTTGGCTTTGGACTCTCTACGCTGCGGCGGCCCTGGTTCTCTTCTACGCTCCGGTTCCTCTGTGGATTGCCTTTGCAGTGGTGGCGCTAATATTCAATATTCCAGTCTTGCGGCGGCAGCTAGTCACGGGCTGGATTGCGCTACTGGCAGCGAAGCAGCTGCCGAAGATTTCGGAGACAGAGCGGGCGGCAATTGAAGCGGGAAATGTCTGGGTCGAGGGCGAGTTCTTCACCGGCAAGCCCAACATGCAGCGGCTGATCAACGAGCCTTACCCGGAGCTGTCGCCGGAGGTGCAGGCGTTTCTGGATGGGCCGGTGGAAGCGGTCTGCCAAATGGCGACGGACTGGGAGATTTACCAGCGCAAGGATTTGCCGCCAGAGGTGTGGAAATACCTCAAGCGGGAAAAGTTTTTTGGCATGATGATTCCGCCGGAGTTTGGGGGCTTGGGCTTTTCTAACCTGGCCTATAGTGCGGTGATGGTAAAGCTGGCGTCGCGCTCGTTTACCCATGTGGCGACCGTGGGAGTGACCAACTCCCTTGGCCCGGCCAAGCTGCTGCTGCGCTACGGCACGCCGGAGCAAAAGGCTCGCTATCTACCGCGTTTGGCAATTGGCGAAGAAATTCCCTGCTTTGCGCTGACGGAGCCGACGGCTGGCTCTGATGCGGCTAGTCTAACCTCGCACGGAGAAGTGTTTCGAGGTAAGGATGGAGAGCTGTATCTGCGGCTGAACTGGAAGAAGCGCTACATCACGCTGGGCGCGATCGCAACTCTGCTCGGTCTAGCCTTTCGCCTATACGACCCCGAAAATTTGCTGGGTAAAGGCCACGACTTGGGCATTACCTGCGCCCTGGTGCCTACCGATACGCCGGGAGTGCAGCTAGATCGCCGCCATGACCCAATGGGGGTGCCTTTCTTCAACTCTCCGACTGAGGGGCATGACGTGATTCTGCCAATTGACCACATTATTGGCGGGGTTGAGCAGGCGGGGCAGGGTTGGAAGATGCTGATGCAAACGCTGGCGGCGGGGCGGGGCATTAGCTTCCCTGCCACCTGTACGGGCGTGGCTAAAATGGTTTCGCGGGTTGCCAGTGCCCATAGTGTGGTGCGGCAGCAGTTTGGCCTCTCCATTGGCCGCTTTGAAGGCATTGAGGAACCGCTGGCCCGGATTGGCGCGCTGACTTACGTTATTGATGCGGCTCGGCTCTATACCTGTGGCGCGGTGGATCGGGGTGAACGACCTGCGGTGGTGAGTGCGATCGCAAAATACAGCACCACCGAATTAGCTCGCCAAATCATCAACGATGGCATGGACATTCTTGGCGGTTCTGGCATTTGTCGGGGGCCTCGCAACTTGCTGGCCAATATCTATACCGCTATCCCGATCTCCATCACCGTTGAAGGAGCCAACATTCTCACCCGCACCCTGATGATTTTTGGTCAGGGCGTGATTCGCTGTCACCCTTACATATATGGAGAAATTCAGGCGCTCCAGTCTGCTGATTTGGTGGCGTTTGATCGGCTGTTTTGGGGTCATTTGGGGTCGATTGTCAGCAATAGCTGTCGCAGTGTGGTGCTGAGCTTGACCCGAGGCAGTTTGGTGCGATCGCCAGTGCCGGGGCCAACGGCTGTCTACTACCGCAAGCTGGCCTGGGCTTCTACGACCTTTGCGCTGCTGAGCGATGTTGCCCTGCTAACCTACGGCGGCAGCCTCAAGCGCAAGGAAAAGCTGACGGGTCGCTTTGCCGATATTTTGACCTGGCAGTATCTGGCGACAGCAACCCTGCGACGATATGAGGCCGAATGTAGCCAAGCCGCTGATCTGCCTTTGGTGCAGTGGAGCCTGGAATATGCCTTTGCTCAAATGCAGCAGGGTTTTGAAGGGATCTTCAGCAATCTGGATATTCCCGTTGTGGGGGCTCTGCTGCGTGGTCCTCTGCTGGCCTGGTTGCGGCTGAACCCCATCGGCACGCTGCCTTCTGATCGGCTGGGCAGCCAGATCGCTCAGGCTTTGCAAACGCCTGGAGAAACCCGCGATCGCCTAACCGCAGGCATCTACATTCCTACCAGCGAACAGGAAGCTTTGGGCCGTTTGGAGCAGGCGTTTGGGTTGACTCACCAGACTCAGGCGGTGCTGAGAAAGATCAAATTTGCAAGCCAGGCTGGGCAGATTCCGGCTGGTAAGCCTGAGCATTTAGTCGATCTGGCCTACGAGGCTCATCTGATTACTGACGAGGAGATGGATCTCATCAGCAGAACGAACCTGATTCGTAATGACGCCATTCAGGTGGATGACTTTAGCTTTGAGGAGTATCAGCAGGGCGCATTGACTTCCCCTTTATCCATTGAGGAGGAGGAAGTGGGAGTGTAG
- a CDS encoding four helix bundle protein — MGKLGEMGEVGQRRLIKSHEDLVIYQMAFEAAMQVFQLTKSFPVEERYSLTDQMRRSSRSVCANMAEAWRKRRYQAAFIAKLNDCEAESAETQVWLKFAVKCRYLEPEQAKALYSTYNQILSGLVQLIKNPKTWLL, encoded by the coding sequence ATGGGGAAGTTAGGGGAGATGGGGGAGGTGGGGCAGCGGAGGTTGATTAAGAGTCATGAGGATTTGGTGATTTACCAGATGGCTTTTGAGGCAGCGATGCAGGTTTTTCAACTGACAAAATCTTTTCCTGTTGAAGAGCGATATTCTCTGACGGATCAGATGCGGCGGTCTTCTCGATCGGTCTGTGCAAACATGGCCGAGGCTTGGAGAAAGCGAAGATACCAAGCAGCTTTTATTGCCAAGCTCAATGACTGTGAAGCTGAGTCGGCTGAAACGCAGGTATGGCTAAAGTTCGCAGTTAAGTGCCGATACTTAGAACCAGAACAAGCGAAAGCTTTATACAGCACCTACAACCAAATCCTCAGCGGCCTAGTTCAGCTAATCAAAAACCCCAAAACCTGGCTCCTCTAA
- a CDS encoding acetyl-CoA C-acyltransferase, with protein sequence MTTNAYIVSSVRTAIGKAPRGTLRHMRSDDLGATVVQGALEKVPGLVSNQIDDVIMGCAMPEAQQGYNLGRVVALRAGLPDTVAGATVNRLCASGLQSIAIANQAILTGQAEAIVAGGAESMSLIPMGGHQFLPNPELLADMPAAYVTMGITAENVADRFQVSREEQDAFALRSHQRALAALNTGKFKDEIIPITVHETQYLDGHAVTQETQFDADEGPRADTSSEALAQLKPVFRANGTVSAGNSSQMSDGAAATVLMSEALVNELGVQPLGKLLGFTVAGVPPEIMGIGPVAAIPKVLKQVGLTLEDIGLIELNEAFAAQSIAVIRELGLNEDIVNVNGGAIALGHPLGCSGAKLTATLLHEMQRRGIRYGLVSMCVGGGMGAAGVFENLML encoded by the coding sequence ATGACAACCAACGCCTATATAGTCAGCTCCGTCAGAACCGCTATCGGCAAAGCCCCGCGCGGTACGCTGCGCCACATGCGCTCAGATGACCTGGGTGCGACGGTGGTGCAGGGAGCTTTGGAAAAAGTGCCGGGGCTGGTCTCAAACCAGATTGATGATGTGATTATGGGCTGCGCTATGCCCGAGGCGCAGCAGGGCTACAACCTGGGCCGGGTAGTGGCGCTGCGGGCGGGGCTGCCCGATACGGTGGCGGGGGCTACCGTGAACCGGCTGTGTGCTTCGGGGTTGCAGAGCATTGCGATCGCAAACCAAGCCATTCTCACAGGGCAGGCCGAGGCGATAGTGGCTGGGGGCGCAGAGTCGATGAGTCTGATTCCGATGGGTGGGCACCAGTTTTTGCCTAACCCGGAATTGCTGGCTGATATGCCTGCGGCCTACGTCACGATGGGCATCACTGCTGAAAATGTGGCAGATCGGTTTCAGGTTTCTCGCGAGGAGCAGGATGCGTTTGCATTGCGATCGCATCAGCGTGCCCTAGCCGCCCTCAACACCGGCAAGTTCAAAGACGAAATCATCCCCATTACGGTACACGAAACCCAGTACCTTGATGGTCATGCTGTCACTCAAGAAACCCAGTTCGACGCCGACGAAGGCCCCCGCGCCGACACCAGCTCGGAAGCGCTGGCCCAACTCAAACCTGTTTTCCGCGCCAACGGCACCGTCAGCGCTGGCAATTCCTCCCAAATGTCTGATGGCGCTGCTGCAACCGTTCTCATGAGCGAAGCTCTAGTCAATGAGTTGGGCGTGCAACCGCTCGGCAAACTCCTAGGCTTTACCGTCGCCGGAGTGCCCCCCGAAATCATGGGCATTGGCCCCGTCGCCGCCATTCCTAAAGTGCTCAAGCAAGTTGGGCTGACCTTAGAAGACATCGGCCTGATCGAGCTAAACGAAGCCTTTGCCGCCCAATCCATCGCCGTCATCCGTGAGCTGGGCCTCAATGAGGACATCGTTAACGTCAATGGCGGTGCGATCGCACTGGGCCACCCTCTCGGCTGTAGTGGTGCCAAGCTCACTGCGACTCTGCTCCATGAAATGCAGCGTCGTGGTATTCGCTATGGCCTAGTCTCCATGTGCGTCGGCGGCGGTATGGGCGCAGCGGGGGTATTTGAGAATCTCATGCTCTGA